The DNA window AAATCCTAATCCTTTAAAGTAAGCTCCACGCTTACTCTTTTACACACCTTTCGGTCAAAACTCTCAGGCGTGGCACTGTTCAGTTCTCAAGGTTCGCTGCGTCACAATTTATTATTTTATTTGGTCGCTTTGTTTTTGTCAATACCTTCTTTATATATTGTGGATATTTTTAATCAGTTGCTCTCGTGACGTCGCAAAGAGTAATATACCACATAATTAGCTTTCTTTTCAACACTTATTTTTTGTTCATATTCGACAATTTTATGCATTAAAATTGCTTTTTCTGCGTTTATCTCTTTTTTCTTCGATTTAGGACTTGGGTCTCATGGTCGGGAACAGTATTACATCTCTAATGGAATACGAATCCGTAAAAAGCATGACCAATCTATCTATTCCAATCCCAAGTCCGCCGGTGGGAGGCATACCGTATTCGAGAGCCATAATAAAATCCTCGTCGAAGGCATGAGCTTCTTCATCCCCCGCTTCCCTTTCTTTAAGCTGCTCTAAAAACCTTTCCCTCTGGTCGATAGGATCGTTTAGCTCTGAGAAAGCGTTCGCCATCTCCCTTCGGGTTATGAAAAGCTCGAAACGATAGGTGAAGTCGGGGTCGTCTTCTTTTCTCTTCGCTAAGGGCGATATCTCAATCGGATAATCCATTATGAAAGTGGGCTGCACTAGGTGCTCCTCCACCTTTTCTTCGAAAATGGCGTTCAATACCTTGCCTTTTGTGTCTTTATCTCCTACTTCTATTCCTAACTTTTTCGCAACCTTTCTGGCCTCCTCATCGGTTTTTATTTCATCGAAATTCACGCCTGTGTATTTTTTTACGGCTTCTTTCATGGTCATCCTCTGCCAGGGCGGGGTAAGGTCTATTTCTTCTCCTTGGTAAACAACCTTGGTTGTACCTAAAACCTCTTTTGCAATATGTGAGATCATGTCTTCGGTAAGATCCATCATATCGTGATAATCGGCATAAGCTTGATAAAGTTCTATCATCGTAAACTCCGGGTTGTGCTTTATGGATATGCCTTCGTTTCTAAAATCCTTACCTATTTCGTACACCTTTTCAAATCCGCCAACTATGAGCCTTTTCAGATAAAGTTCCGTGGCTATGCGCAGATACAAATCCATGTCGAGTGCATTGTGATGAGTGATAAAAGGCCGTGCCGCCGCACCACCGGCAATGGGCGTGAGCACCGGCGTTTCCACTTCCATAAATCCCCGGGCGTCCAAGTAATCCCGCATAGCTTTTATTATTTTGCTTCTTATTACGAAAGTTTTTCTCACGTCGGGATTGACAATCAGGTCCAAATAACGCTGGCGATACCTGGTATCTACGTCCTTCAAACCGTGCCACTTCTCCGGCAATGGCCTGAGGGACTTGGCTAGCAGCGTTACCTCATCGGCCATTACAGATATTTCTCCTTTTTGTGTTCTGAATATCTTCCCTTTTACGCCAACAATATCTCCTATATCCAGTTTCTTAAAAATTTCAAAATTCCCGTCGCCCACATGATCTTTTTTTATGTAAATTTGTAGGCGACCTTTTTCGTCCTGTATGTCAAAAAAAGCCGCTTTCCCATGGCCGCGTATAGCCATTATTCGGCCGGCGACGGAAGTATCTTTGCCTTCCAACTCTTCAAATCTCTCTTTGATCTCTATGCAATTATGAGTCCGGTCGTATTTTTGGCCATAAGGATTTATACCCATTTTGCGGAGTTCTTCTAATTTCTGTATCCTTGCTTTGATTATTTCGTTGCCTTCAAGCTCCATATTTTCCATTTATTCACCCTCCATTTATTACTTTTTAATCTCCTCTATTTTATACTTTACCAGTCCAGCAGGAACATTTATCTCGATGACGTCTCCCTTCTTCGCCCCTATAAGAGCCTTGCCTACGGGTGATTCGTTGGAAATCTTAAACTCGATGGGATTAGCTTCCGCCGAACTCACAATGGTATATTCTATGACTTCATCAGTCTCTAAATCCCTTACAAGAACTTTCGAACCCAAGGTAACCATATCCGTTGATATGTCGGCATCATCTATAACTTTGGCGTTTCTCAGCTTTTCTTCGAGCATGGCAATCTTACCTTCAATGAAAGCCTGTTCATTTTTGGCATCATCGTATTCGGAATTCTCGCTAAGGTCGCCAAACGCAATAGCTTGCTTTATACGATCGGCAACTTCTTTTCTTTTCACGGACTTCAGGTACTGGAGTTCCTCCTCTAGTTTTTTCAACCCTTCTTGAGTAAGCACTACTTCTTTCTTAGACATGTACTTTCTCCCCTTTGAAAAAATAATATATTTATACTAATCTATGTCAATAACTAGTTTTTAATTTAATTTTTTAGGTTATTTTACACTTTTAAACGCCCTTTTTAGCCTTCCATCATCATACTTTTGTTATTATAATGCAGTGAAAAAAAGCTGTCAAGAATTTTCTATATTTAGTCCGACCCGGTCATTGTAAATCTATATGCAATACCAAAAAATAATAGAACCATAGCGAGAAACCCTATGATGCGATGTTAATTGACCAAAGCCAACATCAAGGAGGGTTCCCGCTATGGTCTGCTTTTGCGCCAACTTTCATATAACCTTTATATTTTTAACATTGTCGAGTTTGTTAGAAAGTTCCAGCACATCATCGCCAAAAAGCCCAGAAAAATTCTTTAATTCGACAAGGCTCAATTCTCTCAACTTCTTATTCTTCTTTATGCAGTAAGACACCATCTTACCCACTATTTCGTGAGCCGACCGAAAGGGAATGCCCTTTTTTACC is part of the Caldanaerovirga acetigignens genome and encodes:
- the lysS gene encoding lysine--tRNA ligase; this encodes MENMELEGNEIIKARIQKLEELRKMGINPYGQKYDRTHNCIEIKERFEELEGKDTSVAGRIMAIRGHGKAAFFDIQDEKGRLQIYIKKDHVGDGNFEIFKKLDIGDIVGVKGKIFRTQKGEISVMADEVTLLAKSLRPLPEKWHGLKDVDTRYRQRYLDLIVNPDVRKTFVIRSKIIKAMRDYLDARGFMEVETPVLTPIAGGAAARPFITHHNALDMDLYLRIATELYLKRLIVGGFEKVYEIGKDFRNEGISIKHNPEFTMIELYQAYADYHDMMDLTEDMISHIAKEVLGTTKVVYQGEEIDLTPPWQRMTMKEAVKKYTGVNFDEIKTDEEARKVAKKLGIEVGDKDTKGKVLNAIFEEKVEEHLVQPTFIMDYPIEISPLAKRKEDDPDFTYRFELFITRREMANAFSELNDPIDQRERFLEQLKEREAGDEEAHAFDEDFIMALEYGMPPTGGLGIGIDRLVMLFTDSYSIRDVILFPTMRPKS
- the greA gene encoding transcription elongation factor GreA; this translates as MSKKEVVLTQEGLKKLEEELQYLKSVKRKEVADRIKQAIAFGDLSENSEYDDAKNEQAFIEGKIAMLEEKLRNAKVIDDADISTDMVTLGSKVLVRDLETDEVIEYTIVSSAEANPIEFKISNESPVGKALIGAKKGDVIEINVPAGLVKYKIEEIKK